The window GTTTGAGCGATCTTCGTGTAAACACGTGGGGTGACGTTTTGAGCAGACTTCACAGACCATCCGATTGGTACATTTCTTAGACTGATGGCCAATGCTCAAACAGCCGAAGCATAGATTTTCACTTCGAATGAATTTGACTCTGTCAGCAACTGCCTTGTCCAGTAATTTGAAACACTTTTGTACACCATGTCCTACTTTCTTACAGAACAGACAGGTGACTCTGTTTCTCTCACTGGTATTGGTTGTGAATATTTTGGAACCTATGGTCTGGGTTTTAGGAGTTACTAATGTCTGATTTTTAATCCTCACCTTATCAGATTCAGTCTGCCGTAATGCTTGATAAGATGTAATAGGATTGCAAGCAATACTGGCCTCTAATGAAAGGAATGTCACACAATAACTGAACTTCGGGAATCTCCCATGCTCCAATTGATATTCTGTGGCCTTTCTGTTCCATCTGGTGCTTAACCAGTCGGGTAATTTAGCTGCCAGCTTCTGGTTCTCAAGTCCATCATCAAGGACATTTAGACTTTCATTGTGAGCCATAGCACATTCACAACTGCGCAAGAAGTCCACAAATTTCCTTAACTCAGCACTTTCCTTTGCAGCTACCTTTGGCCAGGAATATAATTTGTCTCTGAAAGCCTTTGCAATTACAAATGGATGTCCATATCGTTCACTGAGCAACTTCCAAGCTGCTTCATATGACTCTTCTGGACCAATTAGAAAGTAACCTTCCAAAGCCTCTcgtgctgctcctccaacatATCTCTGAAGGAAGAAGATCTTCTCTGAGGTTGGAATGTTTTTCTGCTCAATCAGAGTCTCGAAAGATGCCTTCCAATGAACAAACCTAAGTGGATCTCCACAAAAGACGGTAGGTTCTGGAATGGGGAGCCTGTTTGCTGACATAGCCTCAGCCAAAACCTTCACAAGTgctcctgtttcattttgtgttggACTACTATTAGAGAACACAACTCTTGGTGGTTGTGGTTCTTGCTTAATCTGACTGACAGTCTGCATGACAATAGGAAGTTCTGCACTATTTGCTGCAAAGCCCTTAACCTGATCATTCTCGTGTTCATCATAAACCTGAAGTTTTGCCTTGGCTGCATTCAGCCTTTTCAATTCCTCCAAACGCTCAAGTTCTCTTTTTAAGTTTTCTACTGACCTCCTTCTTGCGGCGTTCtcctcttgttgtttcctttggaGAGCGGATTTTCGTTTCTCCCTTTCTATTCTACGCTCTGTTTCTTCCTTTTCCGCTTGCAGATGACAAGCTAATGCAGCTGCTTCTTGTTCTGCAATGATCAACTTCTCTTCAACCTCAAGCTTTTGTAGTTTTTCTTGATATGACTCTTGCTCAGCCATAATCTTTAAGACAGCTTGTGTGGCTGCatactcagcagcagcttcttgtctTTTGACTGAAGATGTATCAGAGCGCAAAGAATTAATCTTAGAACGACTTGAAGCAGGTGGTGAAACACTGGATATGGAAGATGCAAATACTGACTTTGCATTAGGCCAAATAATCTGCTCTTCTCTTCCTTGAATTTGCAACTGAGCGTTCTGAACCACTACTTCAGTAATTGATGTACAGTTGTCCATCTTACGACGCATGTCATGAGCTGGACTATCAATTCTTCTGTAGTCATCATAAATATTGTTCAGCTCTGATGCCTCTTTCTGAACGCTGCTAATGTGTTCCTGTAGAATTTCACTGGGATCTTGACTCATTACAGATTTCTTAGCAACCTTGGTCAGAGCTCTCCATCTTTCATAAATACTGTCAAAGCGTAGCAGAAGAACTTCTAGCTTTTCCTTCTGaagttcttttcctttttcagttAATGTTCGAGCTCTTTCACTCCTTCGAGGCTCTTTAGATAGTGTTGTTGGTTGAGGAACATCTGACTGGTCTACCTCTTGCTCTAAACCAGCTAATGCACTCTCAGTGTCTTTGCTTGCCTGAGACATCTTAGAAACTACGTAACAGTCAAAATAGAATTTACCAGGATTAAATTAGCACTGTTAAAACAACCGCGAAGAATTAGCAAGTTATGGTTCTACATATTTCCTTTGCATAAGGTAAAGACACAAATTCACAAACCATACAAAAAGGTAACAAGTTGTGGCACTTAATTGAACTTAATTGACCGACCCTTCAATAATAACACTGAACTTCAAAACACTAATATCACGATTACTCTTAAATGTCCAAAGGTAACTTAGATTTCGGTCCTTGTCCTTAACGTTTATAACAGCTTATCTGAGATGCTTGTCGACGACGCGTCAGGAGTCTTGCAGGTCCGCTTCGGCTTGTTGCAGACCGAGTTCGACTATCACTCCCTCCAATGAGGCAACGAAGCAGTTCTTTATCATCACAGATGAATTTATTCTTTCCTTCTGAGCACTTGTTGCTCCTTACGTCCGAACAAATCCACCGTCGAACTATGACGTAcagtaaaacatcacattttaaagagacaaacagaattataaataaatgcacaacataaaccaaacacaaaataaacgtaCCTCGCTGGCTGCACACCCCAGAGGGAATGGTTACGAATCATCAAAATCCCAAAATAAATGCTTAACCTTCACTTTCTTGCCTGCTTGTACCTTCACTTCTCTCCACATGCTTCTCACTCGTGTATCAGCAAAAATGTCCGGCGGAACACAAACTTTGTTCCGGGTCCGCATTAACAatcaaataattataaacacacaataaatatgcaaataaaatataaacatgacttgacatttatgtcagttaaaatgcggaccggtactaacagggaacagctgtgatgtgacgtagccggaagtcctttcaacataaaggcAGATCTAAAACCGggacgtgacaactgaacaggaagtattacaaaacaggaaacaacaagaaacaaaacccagatcgtgacagtacccccctcccaagggcggattccagacgaccaaaaggaaaaaataacaaacccgagcagggcgggcggagggcggaccgggggagggcaaaacgggaacccccatcaaacaaaattcacgcccgaacacagaccgaccagaaaaacaaagaacaagtctCATAATCAAGAGAACccaacatgaatgtccacaaaacaagaacaaaagtccacgaccaggaaaacaacagagtccagggagtccctcacggagggtggggacgcggcgagatcctgctcaaccgccgctgaggcaggggggcacccccagcgcccctgggctgggccagcgtccacggggacccccccgaacggcgacgtcctccaggcggacgccgatcctggagaccgaggggtcgaggtggacgtcgccgcaggaggcagcgccatccaggctgcaggaggcgccgagggcgaggccaccagtccggcagcagagaccgagacgaggcaggaaccagagacgacgacagacgtggagacgaggcaggaaccgatgcaggtgcggccggagccgagccgccaggaaccgatgcaggtgcggccggagccgggccgccaggaaccgatgcaggtgcggccggagccgggccgccaggaaccgatgcaggtgcggccggagccgggccgccaggaaccgatgcaggtgcagcgggagctgcgacgggaacgacaccctcctggaggtgggcaggaactatgacgggaacgacaccctcctggaggtgggcaggaactatgacgggaacgacaccctcctggaggtgggcaggaactatgacgggccaaccccctcctggaggtccgccgggactgcgacgggagcgaccccctcctggaggtccgccgggactgcggcgggcgcgaccccctcctggaggtccgccggaactgcagctggcgcgaccccctcctggaggtgcgcaggaactgcagctggcgcgaccccctcctggaggtgtgcaggagctgcagctggcgcgacctcctcctggaggccggcgggcgctgcggctccgagggtgacaggaactggaacggccgcaacatggccgacagggactgggacaggaactggaacggccgcaacatggccgacagggactgggacaggaactggaacggccgcaacatggccgacagggactgggactggaacgacctcaacatggccgacagggacaggaactggaacggccccaacatggccgacaaggacaagaacggcctcaacatggccgacagggacaggaactggaacggcctcaacatggccgacagggacaggaactggaacggccccaacatggccgccagggacaagaacggcctcaacatggccgacaggaacagggacagcctcaacatggccgacaggaacagggacggcctcaacatggctgacaggaacaggaacgggaacggcgtccttaccggagccggcagcgctCCTCTCTGGCCCCTCACaggagcaggcagcgctgctctcggGCTCCTCACGGGagcaggcggcgctgctctctggcccctcacgggagcaggcggcgctgctctctggcccctcacgggagccggcggcgctgctctcaggctcctcactggagccggcggcgactgagacggcgtctactccggagccggcttggctgcttgcaaccgccgagctcgacggagcagacgtcgggcctgatcgggtgtgcctagcacccgttcgacaggtggtgtcctctgactgggacaagacctgcgcgtgactggactgaactgggacaggagcgtgactgaactgggacagggctcgactgtactgggacagggctcgactgtactgggacagggctcgactggactgggctcgactggactggaacctggactgggctcgactggactgggctcgactggactgagacctggactgggctcgactggactgagacctggactgggctcgactggacgggaacctgtactgggctcgactggactggaacctggactgggctcgactgaactggaacctggactgggctcgactggactggagactgaacagggctcggctggactggagactgaacagctcgcggctggactggagactgaacagcttgcggctggactggagactgaacagctcgcggctggactggagactgaacagctcgcggctggactggagactgaacggaacacggctgagctggagactgaacggaacacggctgagctggagactgaacggaacacggctgagctggagaccacggagacaggggactggactgagacctggactgggctcgactggactgagacctggactgggctcgactggactgagacctggactgggctcgactggactgggctcgactggactgggctcgactggactggaacctggactgggctcgactgggctggaacctggactgggctcgactggactgggctcgactggactgggctggaacctgaactgggctcgactggactgggctcgactggactgagacctggactgggctcgactggactgagacctggactgggctcgactgggctgagacctgtactgggctcgactggacgggaacctgtactgggctcgactggacgggaacctctactgggctcgactggactggaacctggactgggctcgactgaactggaacctggactgggctcgactggactggagactgaacagggctcgactggactggagactgaacagggctcggctggactggagactgaacagctcgcggctggactggagactatacggaacacggctgagctggagactgaacggaacacggctgagctggagaccacggagacaggggaccgcacgagtgcaggaaatcctcccagcggagcaaacgtggggctgggcaggctggtgcaatcgtgacggtccgacggggctggggggaggaaaccgaaaccatcggcggtgcgaccggggctggcgtgGCCCGAGCGGACGGCATGGAGGCGGGTGTGGTGCGGAGTGCGCTGCTTAACTCCTCAAGCCGCGCGCACAATAGCTCATAGAGGCGGCGGACACTGGGGATttctagcacgctgtcctcgtcc is drawn from Betta splendens chromosome 11, fBetSpl5.4, whole genome shotgun sequence and contains these coding sequences:
- the LOC114866078 gene encoding uncharacterized protein LOC114866078 isoform X2 — translated: MSQASKDTESALAGLEQEVDQSDVPQPTTLSKEPRRSERARTLTEKGKELQKEKLEVLLLRFDSIYERWRALTKVAKKSVMSQDPSEILQEHISSVQKEASELNNIYDDYRRIDSPAHDMRRKMDNCTSITEVVVQNAQLQIQGREEQIIWPNAKSVFASSISSVSPPASSRSKINSLRSDTSSVKRQEAAAEYAATQAVLKIMAEQESYQEKLQKLEVEEKLIIAEQEAAALACHLQAEKEETERRIEREKRKSALQRKQQEENAARRRSVENLKRELERLEELKRLNAAKAKLQVYDEHENDQVKGFAANSAELPIVMQTVSQIKQEPQPPRVVFSNSSPTQNETGALVKVLAEAMSANRLPIPEPTVFCGDPLRFVHWKASFETLIEQKNIPTSEKIFFLQRYVGGAAREALEGYFLIGPEESYEAAWKLLSERYGHPFVIAKAFRDKLYSWPKVAAKESAELRKFVDFLRSCESKLPDWLSTRWNRKATEYQLEHGRFPKFSYCVTFLSLEASIACNPITSYQALRQTESDKVRIKNQTLVTPKTQTIGSKIFTTNTSERNRVTCLFCKKVGHGVQKCFKLLDKAVADRVKFIRSENLCFGCLSIGHQSKKCTNRMVCEVCSKRHPTCLHEDRSNREQGAKREQFKEELAVKNQHNQVSVTKARPTELYKMVTVYRLQP